The Budorcas taxicolor isolate Tak-1 chromosome 18, Takin1.1, whole genome shotgun sequence genome window below encodes:
- the LOC128063833 gene encoding secretoglobin family 2B member 20-like — protein MMKGALLVLALLVTRELTFKTNEVEACLVFFEGLSAIILALPSNALNETLDSVDANEAEKAAAEKIRHCFVEAGPQNRLNHLKYKASIVFSDDCTGYKLSLVVNALIGLVSSLLSLV, from the exons ATGATGAAGGGAGCACTGCTTGTGCTGGCCTTGCTGGTGACTAGAGAGCTGACCTTCAAGACGAATGAGG TGGAAGCGTGCCTTGTGTTTTTTGAAGGCCTTAGTGCTATAATCCTTGCACTCCCAAGTAATGCATTGAATGAAACTTTGGATTCGGTCGATGCTAATGAAGCTGAAAAAGCAGCCGCTGAAAAAATCCGGCATTGCTTCGTTGAAGCAGGACCTCAGAACAGGCTTAACCATCTGAAATATAAG GCGTCCATCGTCTTCAGTGATGATTGCACCGGCTATAAATTGTCCTTGGTGGTGAATGCTCTTATAGGATTGGTTTCCAGTCTGCTCTCTTTGGTGTGA
- the LOC128063827 gene encoding major allergen I polypeptide chain 1-like, with translation MRRAGALLLLCAALLLIAGGKCDDICPALRDTVDLFISGSHEAYIEQVEKYNQNPDVLETADTLKSCVDENLTPQDKQDALSALNKIYSSSLS, from the exons ATGAGGCGGGCTGGAGCTCTCCTGCTGCTCTGTGCTGCCTTGCTCCTCATCGCGGGCGGAA agTGTGATGACATCTGCCCAGCCTTGAGGGACACAGTTGACCTGTTCATATCGGGAAGCCATGAGGCCTATATTGAACAAGTTGAAAAGTATAACCAAAACCCTGATGTACTGGAAACTGCCGATACCCTGAAGAGCTGTGTTGATGAGAATTTGACACCACAGGATAAGCAGGATGCTCTGAGTGCTCTG AATAAAATATACTCCAGTTCTCTCAGCTGA
- the LOC128063799 gene encoding LOW QUALITY PROTEIN: major allergen I polypeptide chain 1-like (The sequence of the model RefSeq protein was modified relative to this genomic sequence to represent the inferred CDS: deleted 1 base in 1 codon) yields MTRAGALLLLCAALLLITGGNCDNCPAVREDVYLFVGGTPEEYIAKVKEYNTNSAIVANTRRLKDRVDEKLTEEDKQNALSILNKIYSSSLC; encoded by the exons ATGACGCGGGCTGGAGCTCTCCTGCTGCTCTGCGCTGCCTTGCTCCTCATCACGGGCGGAA ACTGTGACAACTGTCCGGCAGTGAGAGAGGATGTTTACCTGTTTGTG GGGGGGACCCCTGAAGAATACATTGCTAAAGTAAAAGAATACAACACAAACAGTGCGATAGTGGCCAACACCAGGAGGCTGAAAGACAGAGTCGATGAGAAGTTGACAGAAGAGGATAAGCAGAATGCTCTCAGCATCCTG AATAAAATATACTCAAGTTCTCTCTGCTGA
- the LOC128063879 gene encoding major allergen I polypeptide chain 2-like: MMKGVLLVLALLVTRELTFETREAEACPIFYGVLTTVSLALPTLFLNETLDLVEATDAEKVALEKTKDCFTENGPVNRLNHLRITLSVIFSKDCTGYKLSSVVNTGLGLGLSLTSLLR, encoded by the exons ATGATGAAGGGAGTACTGCTTGTGCTGGCCTTGCTGGTGACCAGAGAGCTGACCTTTGAGACTCGTGAGG CCGAAGCCTGCCCTATTTTTTATGGAGTCCTTACCACTGTATCCCTTGCATTACCAACACTATTTTTGAATGAAACCCTCGATTTGGTTGAAGCTACTGATGCAGAAAAAGTAGCACTAGAAAAAACCAAGGATTGCTTCACTGAGAACGGACCTGTGAACAGGTTGAATCATCTGAGAATCACG CTTTCCGTCATCTTCAGTAAAGATTGCACTGGCTATAAGTTGTCCTCGGTGGTGAACACTGGTTTAGGATTAGGTCTCAGTCTGACGTCTTTGCTGAGATAA